A window of Deferribacterota bacterium genomic DNA:
TTTCTATATCTAATAAAATCTTCTCTTAGGTTTTTAGCCCCGTCTAAACCTGTTTCTTCTTCAACTGTAAAGAGAACCTCTAAAGGGGGATGTTTTATTGAACTATCTGCTAAAACAGTTAAAGCAAGAGCAATACCAACCCCATTGTCAGCACCAAGGGTAGTATTATTTGCCGTCAACCAACCACCATTAATCTCTAACTGTAAAGGAAAAGTCATATCAGCTGGACTGCAAACCATATCAAGATGGCCTTGTAATACTACACCTTCATGGTCTTCATAGCCTTTGGAAGCACTCTTTTCAATCTTTACATTGCCATATTCATCAACAAAGACATCTAACCCCAAGGATTCAGCTTGCTCTACAACCCACTGCCTAATTTCTTCTTCATTACCTGAACATCTTGGTATTTTTGTAATTTCATTAAAATACTGCCAAAAAGTCTCTGGTGAAAGCCCCGATAACAAATTATTACCCCCTATACCATTTTGTGAAAACCCGCTAATATTAAACGTTACCATAGATAGAAATAAAATAAAGATAGACAAATATTTACGCATTATATCACTCCAAACAATATTATATTCTTATACTAAGTTTTTATCAAAACCTTTAATTAATGTCAATATAATATATAATTTTTATAACTATCTTTATTTAATGCTAGCAACCTACTATTTCTTATGTCACAGAATTCTACTTATTTTATAAAAGTAATATATAAAATTATTGTTGTATTTTTTACCCTAACAATATAACTCTAGCCCACAGTCACCTCATCACATAAGTATACATCTTGAATGATATTTAGTAGTTTCACACCCTCTTCCATTGGTCTTTGAAATGCCTTCCTACCAGTAATAAGCCCCATTCCACCAGCTCTCTTATTAATTACAGCTGTTCTTACTGCCTCTGAGAAATCCCCTGCTCCAGTTGATGCCCCTCCTGAATTTATAAGACCAGCTCTACCCATATAACAATTCATTACCTGATAACGCGTTAGATCTATTGGGTGATCTGTTGTAAGCTCTGAATATACCTTCTCATGTGTTTTCCCAAACTTTAATGCTTTAAAACCACCATTATTTGTAGCTTGTTTCTGTTTAATAATATCAGCTTCTATAGTAGCTGCCAAATGATTTGCCTGACCAGTTAGATCTGCTGATGTATGATAATCCTTATCTTCCCTCTTAAAGGCACTATTCCTTAAGTAAGCCCACAACACAGTAACTAATCCTAATTCATGGGCATATCTAAAACACTCAGTAATTTCTTGGATTTGTCTAGAGCTCTCCGTTGATCCATAATATATTGTTGCTCCAACAGCAACAGCTCCCATATTAAAAGCTTGCTCAACTTGGGCAAAGAGAATTTGATCATAGGTGTTAGGATAGGTTAATAACTCATTGTGATTTAATTTTACAATAAAGGGTATCTTATGTGCATACTTTCTAGAAAGTGCACCTAAAACGCCTAATGTAGATGCAACTGCATTGCAACCACCCTCGATTGCAAATTTTACAATATTCTCAGGATCAAAATATATTGGATTTGGGGCAAATGATGCACCAGCACTATGCTCAATACCTTGATCCACAGGCAATATTGATAAATAACCACTCCCAGCAAGCCTCCCATGATTCATAATTGTATTAAAATTTCTAAGTACTGAGGCTGGTCTATCTGATAAAGCTAATACCCTATCTACAAAATCGCCACCTGGTAAGATTAATCCTTCTTTTGAAAATACTGGCTTATAGTTTAATAATTCATCTGCCTCATCACCCAATAACTCCCTTATCCTTTCAATCATAACTACCTCCTATTTTTTATTTAGCTTACCATATTAATATATTAATAATTAATATTGATATTTACAAGAATTTAAAATTTCTTTACATCTATTTTAATACTTTTAATTTTATTTTAGGTAAATCTTTGTTATAATATTAAAAATTAATTTAAAGCTTTAAAATTAAAAAGAGGGTAAACTATGAGGAAGAATATTTATATAATATGTTTAGTGTCTTTTATTTTAGTTGTCTTCTTAATTGAGTTTGCCAAAAGTATGGCCAATGCTGCTGGCACAATATCAGCCGGGAAAGATTATTCTCTCTATGTTAATGAAAATGGGGAAGTCTTTGCCTGGGGTAATAATTATTCTGGCAAGTTAGGTGATGGTACGACTACCGATAGGATATACCCTGTAAAGTTAGACTCATTAAGTGATAAAAATATTGAAAAAGTCCTTGCTAGCTGCAACAACTCCTTTGCAATTGATAAAGATAACAACCTCTGGGCTTGGGGGGAAAATCTGCTTAACTATTTAATGGTGGGTGTTGGAGATAGCGAAATAGATGATTGTTGCCAAGAATATAGTGGACCTAGCTATTATAATGAGAGCTATACACCTACTATAGTAGAGGAAGTAAAAAATATATATGATATAACTTCAAGTTGTTATCATACCCTTATTATTACTAATAATGACGAGCTAGCACTTTATGCTTGGGGTGAAGGTTTTGCAGGTCAGCTTGGTATAAATGATAGAAATATGAGTTATCTATATAAACCATATAAGGTATATAACCCGCAAAGTAGGAATGATTTTACTATAATAGATGTTTCAGCAGGTAATTCCTTTTCTATAGCACTGCGCAGTGATGGGGATGCCTTTACATGGGGAGATAATAAATATGGTCAATTAGGAGTAGATCTTGTTCCAATACAAATGCCTCCCAATGAACTATTTCTAATGCCCCTTAGAACACTTATTAATAATATGATCAACTATA
This region includes:
- a CDS encoding class I fructose-bisphosphate aldolase is translated as MIERIRELLGDEADELLNYKPVFSKEGLILPGGDFVDRVLALSDRPASVLRNFNTIMNHGRLAGSGYLSILPVDQGIEHSAGASFAPNPIYFDPENIVKFAIEGGCNAVASTLGVLGALSRKYAHKIPFIVKLNHNELLTYPNTYDQILFAQVEQAFNMGAVAVGATIYYGSTESSRQIQEITECFRYAHELGLVTVLWAYLRNSAFKREDKDYHTSADLTGQANHLAATIEADIIKQKQATNNGGFKALKFGKTHEKVYSELTTDHPIDLTRYQVMNCYMGRAGLINSGGASTGAGDFSEAVRTAVINKRAGGMGLITGRKAFQRPMEEGVKLLNIIQDVYLCDEVTVG
- a CDS encoding M20/M25/M40 family metallo-hydrolase is translated as MRKYLSIFILFLSMVTFNISGFSQNGIGGNNLLSGLSPETFWQYFNEITKIPRCSGNEEEIRQWVVEQAESLGLDVFVDEYGNVKIEKSASKGYEDHEGVVLQGHLDMVCSPADMTFPLQLEINGGWLTANNTTLGADNGVGIALALTVLADSSIKHPPLEVLFTVEEETGLDGAKNLREDFIRYR